A window from Musa acuminata AAA Group cultivar baxijiao chromosome BXJ3-10, Cavendish_Baxijiao_AAA, whole genome shotgun sequence encodes these proteins:
- the LOC108951518 gene encoding protein ASYMMETRIC LEAVES 2-like, whose protein sequence is MVSAAAAAAAASPCAACKFLRRKCQPECVFAPYFPPDQPQKFVHVHRVFGASNVTKLLNELHPYQREDAVNSLAYEADMRLRDPVYGCVGVISLLQRQLRQLRVDLSAAMSELSKYQSAATGHGLIDVNYLTMPRHYEEDPAAKLAADGSYDTGLASVMKPSTASGDDSPAIKPL, encoded by the coding sequence ATGGtctcggcggcggcagcggctgcAGCAGCATCGCCATGCGCGGCCTGCAAGTTCCTGCGGCGAAAGTGCCAGCCGGAGTGCGTGTTCGCCCCCTACTTCCCGCCGGACCAGCCGCAAAAGTTCGTGCACGTGCACCGGGTGTTCGGGGCCAGCAACGTCACGAAGCTGCTCAATGAGTTGCACCCTTACCAACGCGAGGACGCCGTCAACTCCCTCGCCTACGAGGCCGACATGCGCCTCCGCGATCCCGTCTACGGCTGCGTCGGCGTCATCTCCCTCCTCCAGCGCCAGCTTCGCCAGCTCCGTGTCGACCTGTCCGCCGCCATGTCCGAGCTCTCCAAGTACCAGTCCGCCGCCACCGGGCATGGGCTCATCGATGTCAACTATCTTACGATGCCGAGGCACTACGAAGAAGATCCGGCAGCGAAGCTGGCCGCCGATGGATCATACGACACCGGACTTGCTAGCGTCATGAAGCCAAGCACGGCCAGCGGCGACGATAGCCCAGCCATTAAACCTCTGTAA
- the LOC103999951 gene encoding polygalacturonase, protein MAQLRSFIVLLLVVVFDDHVSYGEAAYSIADYGAKSDGRTDSTKSLLAAWEAACGSAGSATMYVPAGDFLVGQATFAGPCSSSKITVQIDGTLVSPSDLGGAGDWLVFHHVEGVSVYGGTVDGRGSSLWACKGAGRSCAAGASSLTFRNSKDITISGLTSTDSELYHIVIDGCDGVTVQNVKITAPGNSPNTDGIHVQGSSHVTITGASIKTGDDCISVGPGTTNLWIEQVACGPGHGISIGSLGKGYDEEGVENVTVNTAVFTGTENGLRIKTWGRPSQAFVKGVVFEHAVMQNVQNPIIIDQNYCNGDRGCPDQSSGVRISGVTYNDIHGSSASEVAVNFDCSASNPCTGIGLQDIKLTYGNTAAESSCKHADGTASGFVVPPSCL, encoded by the exons ATGGCTCAGCTCAGGAGCTTCATCGTTCTCCTCCTCGTGGTCGTCTTCGACGACCATGTGTCGTATGGGGAAGCAGCATACAGCATTGCCGATTACGGCGCCAAATCAGATGGCCGGACCGACTCGACCAAGTCGCTGCTCGCTGCATGGGAAGCGGCCTGCGGCTCGGCGGGGTCGGCCACCATGTACGTGCCGGCCGGGGACTTCTTGGTCGGCCAAGCCACCTTCGCTGGCCCATGCAGCAGCAGCAAGATCACCGTCCAGATCGACGGGACGCTCGTCTCGCCGTCCGATCTCGGCGGGGCTGGCGACTGGCTCGTGTTCCACCACGTCGAGGGCGTGTCGGTGTACGGCGGGACCGTCGACGGCCGCGGATCCTCCCTCTGGGCCTGCAAGGGCGCCGGACGTAGCTGCGCCGCCGGAGCATCG TCGCTAACGTTCAGGAACTCGAAGGACATCACGATCAGCGGGCTGACATCGACGGACAGCGAGCTATACCACATCGTGATCGACGGCTGCGATGGCGTGACAGTGCAGAACGTCAAGATCACGGCACCGGGGAACAGCCCCAACACCGACGGCATCCACGTCCAAGGGTCGAGCCACGTGACGATTACCGGGGCCAGCATCAAGACCGGCGACGACTGCATCTCCGTCGGGCCCGGCACCACTAACCTGTGGATCGAACAGGTGGCGTGCGGCCCAGGCCACGGCATAAG CATCGGGAGCCTGGGGAAGGGGTACGACGAGGAGGGGGTGGAGAACGTGACGGTGAACACGGCGGTGTTCACGGGGACGGAGAATGGGCTGCGGATAAAGACATGGGGGAGGCCGAGCCAGGCGTTCGTGAAGGGGGTGGTGTTCGAGCACGCCGTGATGCAGAACGTCCAAAACCCCATCATCATCGACCAGAACTACTGCAACGGCGACAGAGGATGCCCCGACCAG AGTTCCGGCGTCAGGATCAGTGGCGTGACGTACAATGACATTCATGGATCGTCTGCATCGGAAGTGGCGGTCAACTTCGACTGCAGCGCCAGCAACCCCTGCACCGGAATCGGGTTACAGGACATCAAGCTCACCTACGGGAACACGGCGGCGGAATCATCCTGTAAGCACGCCGATGGCACCGCCTCCGGCTTCGTCGTGCCGCCAAGTTGTCTATGA
- the LOC103999952 gene encoding glutamyl-tRNA(Gln) amidotransferase subunit B, chloroplastic/mitochondrial has protein sequence MMALIYHGGIRTNHIFLNQSALFIRTSSALFRTLQASKTRINAQAESTTSTLKEASVHAATKTSVEQKILGYETIIGIETHVQLSTLTKAFCSCPYLYGSQPNTTVCPVCMGHPGTLPVLNSKVIEFAVKLGLALNCRLSMTSKFDRKQYFYPDLPKGYQISQFDIPIAIKGFIDLDLPVEFGGGHRRFGITRVHMEEDAGKLIHSETGSYSQVDLNRAGVPLLEIVSEPDMRSGLEAAEYAAEIQRLVRYLGISNGNMQEGSLRCDVNISVRPVGQSNFGTKVEIKNMNSFSAMNRAIDYEISRQVHLHSQGQSDQIVQETRLWEEGAQKTFTMRKKEGLADYRYFPEPDLPKVILTKDYVDKIQQVLPELPEAKRRRYEKLGLNMQDVLFLANDNHVAEFFDASVENGADAKLAANWIMGDIAAFLKNERLSINEIKLTPVELSELIASIKNGTISGKIGKEILFELLSKGGTVKSLIEEKDLVQIVDPAAIEALVDKVLAANPKQLQQYRGGKTKLQGFFAGQVMKESKGKANPLVLNKILADKLNGGN, from the exons ATGATGGCTTTGATATATCATGGAGGAATTAGAACCAACCATATTTTCCTCAACCAATCAGCTTTGTTTATCAGGACCAGTAGTGCTCTTTTTCGCACATTGCAAGCTTCAAAGACTCGCATCAATGCCCAAGCAGAGAGCACCACTAGCACTCTGAAAGAGGCATCAGTTCATGCGGCAACTAAAACAAGTGTAGAACAAAAAATTCTTGGATATGAAACTATTATTGGTATAGAGACCCATGTGCAACTATCAACCCTTACCAAAGCATTCTGCAGCTGCCCTTACCTCTATGGATCACAACCAAACACTACTGTTTGTCCTGTCTGCATGGGACATCCTGGTACTCTACCAGTTTTGAACTCCAAAGTCATTGAATTTGCCGTGAAGCTAGGCCTTGCACTCAACTGCAGATTGTCCATGACCTCCAAGTTTGACAGAAAGCAATACTTTTACCCAGATCTCCCTAAAGGATACCAAATATCACAATTTGACATCCCGATAGCAATTAAAGGGTTCATTGATTTGGATCTTCCAGTTGAGTTTGGTGGTGGTCATAGAAGGTTTGGGATAACTAGAGTTCATATGGAAGAAGATGCAGGAAAACTAATTCACTCAGAAACGGGGAGTTATTCCCAG GTGGATCTGAATAGGGCAGGGGTGCCTTTACTGGAGATTGTCTCTGAGCCCGATATGAGGAGTGGACTTGAGGCTGCAGAATATGCTGCAGAGATACAGAGGCTGGTTAGGTATCTTGGAATAAGCAATGGAAATATGCAGGAAGGTTCACTTCGTTGTGATGTAAATATTTCTGTTCGTCCAGTAGGACAATCAAATTTTGGAACAAAG GTTGAAATAAAGAACATGAATTCATTTTCTGCAATGAATAGGGCCATAGATTATGAGATCTCAAGACAGGTTCATCTTCATAGCCAAGGTCAAAGTGATCAAATTGTACAAGAAACTCGTTTATGGGAAGAAGGTGCTCAG AAAACTTTTACAATGAGGAAAAAGGAAGGACTAGCAGATTACAGATATTTTCCTGAGCCTGACCTACCCAAAGTTATTCTGACAAAAGACTATGTTGACAAAATTCAACAAGTTTTGCCTGAGCTACCAGAAGCAAAACGCAGACGATATGAAAAATTGGGTCTCAACATGCAAGATGTTCTCTTTCTTGCCAATGACAATCAT GTTGCTGAATTTTTTGATGCTTCTGTTGAGAATGGTGCTGATGCAAAGTTGGCTGCCAACTGGATTATGGGTGACATTGCAGCTTTTCTGAAGAATGAACGACTTTCaataaatgaaatcaaattaacACCAGTAGAGCTTTCTGAGTTAATAGCTTCAATAAAAAATGGAACCATTAGTGGGAAGATTGGGAAGGAG ATACTTTTTGAGCTTTTATCAAAAGGTGGAACGGTAAAGTCATTGATAGAAGAGAAGGATTTAGTTCAG ATAGTAGATCCAGCTGCAATAGAAGCACTTGTTGATAAAGTGCTTGCTGCAAATCCCAAGCAACTTCAACAATATCGCGGTGGAAAAACCAAGTTGCAAGGATTTTTTGCTGGCCAG GTAATGAAGGAGTCGAAGGGCAAGGCAAATCCATTGGTTTTGAACAAAATCCTCGCTGATAAATTAAATGGAGGGAACTGA